One window from the genome of Scatophagus argus isolate fScaArg1 chromosome 13, fScaArg1.pri, whole genome shotgun sequence encodes:
- the gpr160 gene encoding probable G-protein coupled receptor 160 codes for MNISIPSILFGLGGKCLLNWTLVFLQINHISRSFLGVFSISLAVIDTALVLFVTTLHVLADGYVFLLGLLLTRYHVCLLVQILGQVYSALQWPVVVVAALDHFCTVTQRLRPTAARTRWFVYVFVTVFTWYLTALYVFLLSDFLPVLDDVSHSQINHCWVFHTSQILQVVTLLLLTLGCAALGAECSTRLLKNPPVKYQTADLSSTHSRVSVVHQAVRMLLNTWALFLIFMVVLLLLPVGIPACLGLNAAWLCFLNSLLIAVVLCVVCPASQLAQGLAALPPDSFCEWRFKFSLAAEDRT; via the coding sequence ATGAATATCTCTATTCCCTCCATCCTGTTCGGTCTGGGAGGAAAATGTCTGCTAAACTGGACCCTCGTGTTTCTTCAGATTAACCACATCTCCAGAAGCTTCCTGGGAGTTTTTAGCATTTCTCTTGCTGTCATCGACACAGCCCTGGTCCTCTTTGTCACCACCCTTCATGTCCTCGCTGATGGATACGTCTTCCTCCTGGGCTTGCTGCTGACCAGGTATCACGTATGCTTGCTGGTTCAAATCCTCGGACAAGTCTACAGCGCACTGCAGTGGCCTGTTGTAGTCGTAGCTGCTTTGGATCATTTCTGTACTGTTACTCAGAGGTTGCGACCCACCGCCGCCAGGACCAGATGGTTTGTTTACGTCTTTGTTACCGTCTTCACGTGGTACCTCACTGCCCTCTACGTCTTCCTGCTGTCTGACTTCTTGCCTGTCTTGGATGATGTGTCTCACAGCCAGATTAACCACTGCTGGGTCTTCCACACCTCTCAGATCCTGCAGGTTGTCACGTTGCTCCTGCTCACCCTGGGATGTGCAGCGTTAGGCGCTGAGTGCAGCACACGGTTATTAAAAAATCCTCCTGTGAAATACCAAACTGCAGACCTAAGTAGCACTCACTCCAGAGTAAGTGTTGTTCACCAAGCCGTGCGTATGCTCCTGAACACATGGGCCCTGTTCTTGATTTTTATGGTTGTGCTCCTCCTGCTACCTGTGGGAATACCTGCATGCTTGGGTCTGAACGCTGCCTGGCTCTGCTTCCTCAACAGCCTTCTGATAGCAGTCGTTTTATGTGTAGTCTGTCCAGCCTCGCAGCTAGCGCAGGGCTTGGCAGCGCTTCCTCCCGACAGCTTCTGTGAGTGGAGATTTAAATTTAGCTTGGCTGCAGAGGACAGAACATGA